In Desulfuromonadales bacterium, one DNA window encodes the following:
- a CDS encoding LysM peptidoglycan-binding domain-containing protein encodes MTIRRTILFFCLLLLPLSAPAQEGARTYVIKKGDTLWGVSERFIKDPDYWPGLWANNPDIRNPHFIYPGQQLRIYDGRIELVPVAPAAPVVTATETEAAVAAPAPEPSLPQPSPAITINTLGGARGFVGTDALAYDGILVDTVDNRILMASGDRVFVKLQDPAAVRPADRFSLFETGKEVLHPVTGQPVGYQVTELGALQITETGPNVATAVITDSFREIQRGSLLLPWQPQVREIALKKAAQELSGYVIAGGDGKTALSQFDVIFVDFGAAEGLEVGNLLYISRQRMATELAYGAEELQLPDVLLGSAVVLETRPHTAAALVLKAADSMHHGDRVTIVTE; translated from the coding sequence ATGACGATCAGACGGACGATTCTGTTTTTTTGCCTGCTGCTGCTGCCGCTCTCCGCGCCGGCGCAGGAGGGTGCGCGGACTTACGTGATCAAGAAAGGGGACACGCTCTGGGGCGTCTCCGAGCGCTTCATCAAGGATCCCGACTACTGGCCCGGCCTCTGGGCGAACAACCCGGACATCCGCAACCCCCACTTCATCTACCCCGGACAGCAGCTGCGCATCTACGACGGACGCATCGAGCTCGTTCCGGTTGCACCGGCGGCTCCAGTCGTCACGGCAACAGAAACGGAAGCAGCGGTCGCCGCCCCCGCCCCCGAGCCTTCCCTCCCCCAACCGTCGCCGGCCATCACCATCAACACCCTGGGCGGGGCAAGAGGCTTTGTCGGGACGGATGCGCTTGCCTACGACGGCATTCTGGTCGATACGGTAGACAACCGCATCCTGATGGCCAGCGGCGACCGGGTTTTCGTCAAATTGCAGGACCCAGCTGCCGTACGCCCTGCCGATCGATTTTCCCTCTTCGAAACCGGCAAGGAAGTCCTGCATCCGGTGACTGGCCAACCGGTCGGCTACCAGGTGACCGAACTGGGAGCACTGCAGATCACCGAAACCGGACCCAATGTCGCCACGGCTGTCATCACCGACTCCTTCCGCGAAATCCAGCGGGGATCCCTGCTGCTCCCCTGGCAGCCACAGGTCAGGGAAATCGCGCTGAAAAAAGCCGCGCAGGAGCTTTCGGGTTACGTAATCGCCGGCGGTGATGGCAAAACCGCTCTCAGTCAGTTCGATGTCATTTTCGTTGATTTCGGCGCCGCCGAAGGACTGGAGGTCGGCAACCTCCTCTACATCTCCCGGCAGCGCATGGCTACGGAACTCGCCTATGGGGCAGAGGAACTGCAGCTGCCCGACGTCCTGCTGGGGAGTGCGGTGGTGCTGGAGACCCGGCCCCACACGGCCGCAGCCCTGGTGCTCAAAGCTGCCGACAGCATGCACCATGGCGACCGGGTGACCATCGTTACGGAATAG
- the dprA gene encoding DNA-processing protein DprA encodes MTEEERGWMRLHLTRGLGRTGLIRLMEAFGSLEAILSAPPAMWCARAGLREAVAADFPAANDPRMAAAVKTLEKTGARIIALWDEERYPALLRAIHDPPALLYVRGTLPAGEALAVVGARQASSAGRQLTLETCRELASRGIIIVSGLARGIDTAAHQGALEGQGQTVAVLGCGIDRIYPPENHRLFQRILEQGAILSEYPPATPPLPGHFPGRNRIISGLSRGVLIVEAAEGSGSLITADFALEQGREVFAVPGAVFAPTSQGVNRLLKDGARLVTEARDILEVLWPQFPSRAARRRENAIAEGLSGDALNVYRLLGNDPLHVDELARTSGLTPMEVSAILLNLELQGGAQQLPGMRYVRSRNP; translated from the coding sequence ATGACGGAGGAAGAACGGGGCTGGATGCGGCTGCATCTCACCCGCGGGCTGGGACGGACGGGACTGATCCGGCTGATGGAAGCCTTCGGCTCGCTGGAGGCAATTCTCTCCGCTCCTCCCGCCATGTGGTGCGCGCGGGCAGGCCTCCGGGAAGCGGTTGCCGCAGACTTTCCCGCCGCCAATGACCCACGAATGGCGGCGGCGGTCAAGACTCTGGAAAAAACCGGTGCCCGGATAATCGCGCTATGGGACGAAGAGCGCTATCCTGCCCTGCTGCGCGCCATTCACGATCCGCCCGCTCTGCTCTATGTGCGCGGCACTCTGCCGGCGGGCGAGGCACTCGCCGTGGTCGGGGCCCGGCAGGCTTCGTCGGCGGGCCGGCAACTGACCCTGGAAACCTGCCGCGAACTGGCCTCCCGCGGGATCATCATCGTCAGCGGCCTGGCCCGGGGCATCGACACCGCTGCCCACCAGGGCGCCCTCGAAGGTCAGGGCCAGACCGTCGCCGTTCTCGGTTGCGGCATCGACCGGATTTACCCGCCGGAAAACCACCGCCTCTTCCAGCGCATTCTCGAACAGGGGGCCATCCTCTCCGAGTACCCCCCTGCCACTCCGCCCCTGCCCGGACATTTCCCGGGCCGCAATCGCATCATCAGCGGGCTGAGTCGGGGGGTGCTGATCGTCGAAGCCGCCGAGGGAAGCGGTTCGCTGATCACCGCCGACTTCGCCCTGGAGCAGGGGCGCGAGGTTTTCGCCGTTCCCGGGGCGGTCTTTGCCCCCACCAGTCAAGGGGTCAACCGCCTCCTCAAGGACGGTGCCCGCCTGGTGACCGAAGCCCGCGACATCCTCGAAGTCCTCTGGCCGCAATTCCCCTCCCGAGCCGCCCGTCGACGGGAGAATGCCATTGCCGAGGGCCTGTCCGGCGACGCCCTGAACGTATACCGTTTGCTCGGCAACGACCCGTTGCACGTGGATGAACTGGCCCGGACAAGCGGCTTGACACCCATGGAAGTTTCCGCTATTTTACTCAACCTGGAGCTGCAGGGGGGAGCGCAGCAGCTTCCCGGCATGCGTTACGTGCGCAGCCGCAACCCCTGA